From the genome of Sphingobacterium kitahiroshimense, one region includes:
- a CDS encoding ABC transporter permease, producing the protein MHKILLIIQREYFSRVKKKSFLLMTFLVPLFFIALYGGIFYLTKKSFKDAHAHVYILDQQGSFAKQLKSDPNITFTVSDRSLQDLKKQIKDDEQNSSILVIPKEIYQQSTIELISADKANITIQNAIARQLEGIIRIGEYKKLGIDPELLQSVQPHISVNAKELTEGGEEKNSNTGIAMGIGVGLAVLVYLSLFLYGVQVMRGVIEEKSNRIIEVIISSVKPFQLMMGKIIGIGMVGLTQFLLWIILTGGLVFGATKLINKETVEQAAMQQGGPGMNTVSQAPASGLGFGILQHLESVNVTEIIVCFFLFFLSGYLLYSAIFAAVGSAVDSETEANQFTMPITMPLLLTYVLSFGVIINDPNGPIATWLSFIPFTSPIAMLVRIPFGVPTWQIAVSLALLVSTFLLVTWLAAKIYRVGILIYGKKANWKEIIKWMKY; encoded by the coding sequence ATGCATAAGATACTACTCATAATTCAGCGCGAATACTTTTCCCGTGTCAAAAAGAAATCATTCTTATTGATGACTTTTCTAGTCCCATTATTTTTCATTGCGCTTTACGGAGGGATATTTTATCTGACCAAGAAAAGTTTCAAAGACGCCCATGCACATGTATATATTCTGGATCAGCAGGGCAGTTTTGCAAAGCAGCTGAAAAGCGACCCTAACATTACTTTTACTGTCAGCGACCGCTCATTGCAGGATCTTAAAAAGCAGATTAAAGACGATGAGCAGAACAGCTCCATCCTGGTCATTCCGAAAGAAATTTATCAGCAGTCTACCATCGAGCTGATTTCAGCAGATAAAGCCAATATCACGATCCAGAATGCAATAGCAAGACAGCTTGAAGGCATCATCCGCATCGGCGAATACAAGAAGCTAGGTATCGACCCAGAGCTGTTACAATCGGTGCAGCCTCATATCAGCGTCAATGCCAAAGAGCTAACAGAAGGTGGCGAGGAGAAAAACAGTAACACAGGTATTGCTATGGGTATCGGTGTAGGTTTAGCCGTATTGGTTTACTTATCGCTGTTTCTTTATGGTGTACAGGTGATGCGTGGTGTAATTGAAGAAAAGAGCAATCGCATTATCGAAGTTATCATCTCATCGGTCAAACCTTTCCAGCTTATGATGGGCAAGATCATCGGTATCGGAATGGTCGGGCTCACCCAGTTCCTACTCTGGATCATCTTGACCGGAGGCCTGGTTTTTGGAGCCACCAAACTGATCAATAAAGAAACCGTAGAACAGGCTGCAATGCAACAAGGAGGTCCCGGCATGAACACGGTCAGTCAGGCACCGGCTTCAGGTCTTGGATTTGGCATTTTACAACATCTGGAATCAGTCAATGTCACCGAAATTATCGTTTGCTTCTTTCTGTTCTTCCTATCCGGTTATTTACTTTACAGCGCCATCTTTGCTGCAGTAGGATCGGCAGTGGATAGTGAAACAGAAGCCAACCAATTTACCATGCCCATTACCATGCCTTTGCTATTGACCTATGTCTTGTCGTTTGGAGTCATTATTAACGATCCTAACGGCCCCATTGCAACATGGCTAAGCTTTATACCTTTCACCTCCCCTATTGCCATGCTGGTCCGCATTCCGTTCGGTGTACCCACCTGGCAGATTGCTGTATCGCTGGCATTGTTGGTAAGCACCTTTCTACTGGTCACCTGGTTAGCAGCCAAAATATACCGTGTAGGTATCCTCATCTACGGAAAAAAGGCAAACTGGAAAGAAATCATCAAATGGATGAAGTACTAA
- a CDS encoding ABC transporter ATP-binding protein yields the protein MLLEIKNVVKDYASHRALDHVSLSIPKGKIFGLLGPNGAGKTSLIRIINQITGPDSGEILFDGEPLAPKHIERIGYLPEERGLYKKMKIGEQMLYLSQLKGLSKKESNDRINHWFEKLDILSWWDKKIEDLSKGMQQKVQFVATVLHEPDLIILDEPFSGFDPVNASLIKDEILELNRKGATIIFSTHRMESVEELCDHIALINRSQKILDGNIHDIKNNYKNQTYKIELQAVNDEKSIRIENLYHLKNIEQSENKIIITIKLNQDISINQVLTKLLPLAEIHQVLEIVPSINDIFIEQVTLSNNAKKETDHA from the coding sequence ATGCTTTTAGAAATCAAAAATGTTGTAAAAGACTATGCCAGTCATAGAGCGCTGGACCATGTCTCCCTCAGTATTCCCAAAGGAAAAATATTCGGACTTTTAGGACCCAATGGGGCCGGCAAAACCTCTCTGATCCGGATCATCAACCAGATCACAGGACCGGACTCGGGCGAAATACTATTCGATGGAGAGCCATTAGCACCCAAACATATCGAACGAATTGGCTACCTCCCAGAGGAAAGAGGCCTTTACAAGAAGATGAAAATAGGAGAACAAATGCTTTACTTATCACAACTTAAAGGACTGAGTAAGAAAGAATCAAATGATCGAATAAATCATTGGTTTGAGAAGCTTGACATTTTGTCATGGTGGGATAAAAAGATTGAAGACCTTAGTAAAGGTATGCAACAGAAAGTACAGTTCGTTGCGACCGTACTCCACGAACCTGATCTTATTATCTTGGATGAGCCCTTCTCCGGATTTGACCCTGTAAACGCCAGTTTAATCAAAGATGAAATCCTTGAATTGAACCGAAAAGGGGCTACAATCATCTTTTCGACGCATAGAATGGAGTCCGTCGAAGAACTTTGCGACCACATTGCACTTATTAACCGCTCCCAAAAGATCCTTGACGGCAATATTCATGACATCAAAAACAACTATAAAAATCAGACCTACAAAATCGAATTACAGGCCGTTAATGATGAAAAATCAATACGTATAGAAAATCTATACCATTTAAAAAATATAGAACAATCTGAAAACAAAATAATTATCACTATTAAGTTAAATCAAGACATTAGTATCAATCAAGTACTCACAAAGCTCTTACCTCTGGCCGAAATCCATCAAGTATTAGAAATAGTACCCTCTATCAATGACATTTTCATCGAGCAAGTGACCCTATCCAACAACGCTAAAAAAGAAACCGACCATGCATAA